In Pedobacter africanus, a single window of DNA contains:
- a CDS encoding FecR family protein has protein sequence MKHTHSEQEELLDKFNKGLCTPEEIAVVENWYNKQSLISKDELPEPDLDDANDAIWKGISGKLTAAGYQAPSAVRTFSIKRLLVAASLFVVLGAGLFYFATQYANGHKESLATTQAQIKPGTNKAYLTLADGKRIALTDSTTGTLALQGSVKITKTADGQIAYQIVEQGKEQAGKYNTLEAPKGGQYQITLIDGTKVWLNAASALKYPTKFDGAERKVELTGEAYFEVAKDKKKPFRIISDNQTIEVLGTHFNVNAYSDESAIKTTLLEGSVKVFRTAEGSSYKILAPGQQSVLSPSALNVKEVDTEEAVAWKEGYFIFDNDNLKALMRKLERWYDVEVDYQGIADDKTKITGTLTRNTQLAEVLKLLEETDKFKFKTEGRRITIMR, from the coding sequence ATGAAACATACACATTCAGAACAGGAAGAACTACTTGATAAATTTAATAAGGGACTATGTACGCCCGAAGAAATAGCTGTTGTTGAAAACTGGTATAACAAACAAAGCCTCATTTCAAAGGATGAATTGCCTGAACCTGATCTGGATGATGCAAACGACGCCATCTGGAAAGGGATATCCGGCAAACTAACAGCTGCAGGGTATCAGGCCCCTTCGGCCGTCAGGACTTTCAGCATAAAACGGCTGCTGGTTGCAGCTTCTTTGTTTGTGGTGCTGGGGGCAGGCTTATTTTATTTTGCAACACAATATGCAAATGGGCATAAAGAAAGTCTGGCCACAACACAAGCTCAAATTAAACCCGGAACAAATAAAGCTTACCTTACACTGGCCGATGGAAAACGAATTGCCTTAACAGATAGTACAACAGGCACACTCGCCTTGCAGGGGAGTGTTAAAATTACCAAAACGGCCGATGGACAGATCGCCTACCAGATTGTTGAGCAGGGTAAGGAACAGGCCGGTAAATACAATACCCTGGAGGCCCCTAAGGGAGGCCAGTACCAGATTACCTTGATAGATGGTACTAAAGTATGGCTAAATGCTGCTTCTGCCTTAAAATATCCAACAAAATTTGATGGTGCAGAAAGAAAGGTTGAGCTTACAGGTGAAGCTTATTTTGAGGTTGCCAAAGATAAAAAGAAACCTTTCAGGATTATTTCCGACAACCAGACCATAGAAGTATTGGGCACACATTTCAATGTAAATGCTTACAGTGATGAATCTGCAATTAAAACCACACTCCTGGAAGGCAGTGTGAAAGTATTTCGTACCGCGGAGGGTAGCAGTTATAAGATATTAGCACCCGGACAGCAATCGGTGCTCTCTCCATCGGCATTAAATGTAAAAGAGGTAGATACAGAAGAAGCAGTGGCCTGGAAAGAAGGCTATTTTATTTTTGACAACGATAACCTTAAAGCCTTGATGCGCAAGCTGGAACGCTGGTATGATGTAGAGGTGGACTACCAGGGAATTGCCGACGACAAGACCAAAATAACAGGAACGCTTACAAGGAATACGCAGCTTGCAGAAGTACTGAAACTATTGGAAGAAACAGATAAGTTTAAATTTAAAACTGAAGGAAGGAGGATCACCATTATGCGCTAA
- a CDS encoding TonB-dependent receptor, translating to MKLTIILLISALLQVSAASIAQRKITLNVSNMPLNNVLKAIHKQSGYNIIILSTDMDKIKPLTLSLKAVTLEDALEKVLAKGPLTFTLMGKSIVVKEKPAEPIYRLKTNAKPLKISGTVKDELANPIPGVSVKVKGEQNGTVTNNAGKYTIEVEPTDTLEFSFIGYKKQTVPVRNRVDLNITLEPEEGSLAEVAVVGFGRQKKASLVGAQVTLKPEELKLPVRDLTSAIAGRLAGVVAYQRGGAPGADGADIFIRGIATFASSPQTPLLVVDGVPDRSINNIDPEDVESFTVLKDASATAVYGTRGANGVIIIITKKGKAGKPTINAEANQGASKFTELPKFLDAPSFMNLYNEGLTMRGRTPLYTEERIAKHTSGEDPDLYPNVNWYNTLFNKYGRNNRFSLNVRGGSETSNYYISAGYYGEVGMFKRDEVQSYNSTLKLDRFNFTSNVGVNITGTTKLDFGINGYITNVNQPGYGVNELFALATSSAPHIIPAKYSNGLWPQLPGTLPSPFMALTQSGVTNTYNNAVRSNLKVVQDMNFITQGLNLSALFAFDVNVTNNLDRIRTLQTYFASGRDADGNLITAISTPGTANLGFAYSRYGDRRFYNEFSLNYSRKFGDHDVSGLALFNQSDYSDARANVTDYKGAIPYRQRNLVGRGTYGYKDRYFVEANFSYSGSDNFIPSKRYGFFPSIGAGWIVSNEEFFESLKGIFSHFKLRYTYGKSGNAAVTSSALRFLYLTTIGNSGYDYTFGEPGATRNYAGFGESRIGGDVKWESSYRQNLGIEMNFLKDDLQLIVELFNEKRRGILLPNYVIPYNSGFTIGNIPYNNIGATGNKGIDATLNYTRNFSKDNFFSFRGTFNYNKNLAEFDGLPPWRYDYLNRIGQPISQRFGYIATGLFKDQDEIDNAAVQTGDVRPGDIRYKDLNGDGIINSNDQTAIGYGAVPRIVYGLNLGGGFKKFDISLFFQGAALVDFSYASGFGTTPFSQGPSYGNVYTTINDRWTPENPNPNAFYPRLSTNQDITTNYNTSTWWIKRADYIRLKSAEIGYTFDNKLLQKAAIKRLRIFANGTNLLTFSKWKFWDPELGDGRGATYPNITTYNIGLRANFQ from the coding sequence ATGAAGTTGACCATAATTTTGTTAATATCGGCATTACTGCAAGTCAGTGCAGCCAGCATAGCGCAACGGAAAATTACGCTGAATGTTAGCAATATGCCTTTGAACAATGTGCTCAAGGCCATCCATAAACAATCAGGCTATAACATCATTATCCTTTCTACCGATATGGATAAGATAAAACCGCTGACTTTAAGCCTGAAAGCAGTAACGCTGGAAGATGCACTGGAGAAAGTACTGGCAAAAGGCCCCCTGACTTTTACCCTTATGGGAAAATCCATAGTGGTCAAAGAAAAGCCCGCAGAACCTATTTACCGGCTAAAAACCAATGCAAAACCATTAAAGATATCAGGTACCGTAAAAGACGAACTGGCCAACCCGATCCCCGGTGTGAGTGTAAAGGTAAAGGGCGAGCAGAATGGGACAGTAACTAACAATGCAGGCAAATATACCATAGAAGTGGAACCAACGGATACGCTAGAGTTCTCCTTCATTGGTTATAAGAAACAGACGGTACCGGTTAGAAACAGGGTAGACCTGAACATTACCCTGGAGCCTGAAGAGGGCAGCCTGGCAGAAGTAGCCGTAGTCGGTTTTGGCAGGCAAAAGAAAGCCAGTCTGGTTGGTGCCCAGGTAACCTTAAAACCAGAGGAATTAAAACTCCCTGTACGCGATTTAACTTCCGCTATCGCTGGTCGTCTGGCAGGTGTGGTTGCTTATCAAAGAGGCGGAGCACCCGGCGCTGATGGCGCAGATATCTTTATCCGTGGTATTGCCACTTTCGCTTCCAGTCCGCAAACCCCTTTACTGGTAGTTGATGGTGTGCCAGATCGTTCAATTAATAACATTGATCCTGAAGATGTAGAGAGTTTTACCGTTTTAAAAGATGCTTCAGCAACTGCAGTATATGGTACAAGGGGGGCAAATGGTGTCATTATCATCATCACTAAGAAAGGCAAAGCCGGCAAACCAACTATCAATGCGGAGGCCAACCAGGGCGCCAGCAAATTTACTGAACTGCCAAAATTTCTGGATGCTCCTTCATTCATGAACCTGTATAATGAAGGGCTTACCATGAGGGGGCGTACGCCTTTGTATACCGAAGAACGTATTGCCAAACATACTTCTGGCGAAGACCCAGACCTGTATCCGAATGTGAACTGGTACAATACCCTGTTCAACAAATACGGAAGAAACAACAGGTTCAGTTTGAATGTAAGGGGCGGTTCGGAAACTTCTAATTATTACATTTCAGCAGGCTATTATGGTGAAGTGGGGATGTTCAAGCGCGACGAGGTGCAATCCTATAATTCAACCCTAAAACTCGACCGCTTCAATTTTACCAGTAACGTAGGGGTAAACATCACTGGTACCACAAAACTTGATTTCGGGATCAATGGCTACATTACCAATGTTAATCAGCCGGGCTATGGTGTTAACGAACTTTTTGCCCTGGCCACAAGTTCTGCGCCGCACATTATACCTGCAAAATACTCAAACGGTTTATGGCCGCAATTGCCTGGTACACTGCCGAGCCCCTTTATGGCACTTACACAATCAGGTGTTACCAATACTTACAACAATGCCGTACGTTCCAATCTGAAAGTAGTTCAGGATATGAATTTCATTACACAGGGGCTAAATCTTTCGGCGCTCTTTGCATTTGATGTTAATGTAACTAATAACCTGGACAGAATCCGGACATTGCAAACTTATTTTGCCAGTGGAAGGGATGCTGATGGGAACCTGATTACCGCTATAAGCACCCCTGGAACAGCCAATCTGGGCTTTGCTTATTCCAGGTATGGCGACAGGCGTTTCTACAATGAATTTTCTCTCAACTATTCCAGAAAATTCGGGGATCATGATGTATCCGGGCTAGCCTTGTTCAATCAATCTGATTACAGCGATGCCAGGGCAAATGTAACCGATTATAAAGGGGCCATTCCCTACCGCCAGCGCAATCTGGTAGGCCGGGGTACCTATGGTTACAAAGACAGGTACTTTGTAGAAGCAAACTTTTCTTATTCCGGCTCAGATAATTTCATTCCAAGTAAACGTTATGGATTCTTTCCCTCAATAGGTGCAGGCTGGATCGTATCCAATGAAGAGTTCTTTGAATCCTTAAAAGGTATATTTTCGCACTTTAAATTGCGTTACACTTACGGTAAATCGGGAAATGCCGCAGTAACCAGTTCAGCACTCAGGTTCCTTTACCTTACCACTATTGGTAATAGCGGTTATGATTATACTTTTGGTGAACCCGGTGCTACCAGAAATTATGCCGGCTTTGGTGAAAGCCGTATCGGTGGAGATGTAAAATGGGAAAGCTCTTACAGGCAGAATTTAGGGATTGAAATGAACTTTCTTAAAGATGACCTTCAGTTGATTGTAGAGCTGTTTAATGAAAAGCGAAGAGGTATTTTATTGCCCAACTATGTAATCCCTTATAACTCGGGATTTACCATAGGGAACATTCCTTACAATAACATCGGTGCTACCGGAAATAAGGGAATAGATGCCACACTAAACTATACCAGGAATTTTTCCAAAGACAACTTCTTTAGTTTTAGGGGAACGTTTAACTACAACAAAAACCTGGCTGAATTTGATGGTTTGCCGCCATGGCGTTACGATTACCTGAACAGAATTGGCCAGCCGATCAGTCAGCGTTTTGGCTATATCGCAACCGGTCTTTTTAAAGACCAGGATGAAATTGACAATGCCGCAGTACAAACCGGTGATGTCAGGCCAGGGGATATCCGTTATAAGGATTTGAATGGGGACGGAATCATTAACTCGAACGACCAGACAGCCATAGGTTATGGTGCAGTACCACGGATTGTATATGGACTTAACCTGGGCGGTGGCTTTAAAAAATTCGACATCAGTCTGTTTTTCCAAGGGGCGGCCCTCGTGGATTTTAGTTATGCCAGCGGTTTTGGTACCACACCTTTTTCTCAAGGGCCTTCTTACGGAAACGTATATACCACCATTAATGACCGCTGGACTCCTGAAAATCCGAACCCAAATGCGTTTTATCCAAGGTTGTCTACCAATCAGGATATCACAACCAATTATAACACCAGCACCTGGTGGATCAAACGTGCGGATTATATCCGTTTGAAGAGCGCAGAGATTGGTTATACATTTGACAACAAATTGTTGCAAAAAGCGGCTATAAAACGCCTGCGGATATTTGCTAACGGGACCAATCTGCTCACCTTTTCAAAATGGAAATTCTGGGACCCGGAACTTGGTGATGGCAGAGGAGCCACCTATCCTAACATTACCACATACAATATAGGTTTACGTGCTAATTTTCAATAA